A stretch of Streptomyces vietnamensis DNA encodes these proteins:
- a CDS encoding SRPBCC family protein, translating into MSKVEESVEVEVPVRAAYDQWTQFETFPQFMDGVERIEQRTDTLTHWVTEIGGARREFDAVITEQIPDERVAWTTVEGEARQAGVVTFHRLDETRTKVMLQMDFAPEGLTEQAGDKLGFVKRKVAGDLKRFKSFIEERGGLQTGGWRGSV; encoded by the coding sequence ATGTCCAAGGTGGAGGAGTCGGTCGAGGTCGAGGTCCCGGTGCGCGCCGCGTACGATCAGTGGACCCAGTTCGAGACGTTCCCGCAATTCATGGACGGCGTGGAACGGATCGAGCAGCGTACGGACACGCTCACCCACTGGGTCACCGAGATCGGCGGTGCGCGGCGCGAGTTCGACGCCGTCATCACCGAGCAGATCCCGGACGAACGCGTCGCGTGGACGACGGTCGAGGGCGAGGCCCGCCAGGCGGGCGTGGTGACGTTCCACCGCCTCGACGAGACCCGGACGAAGGTCATGCTTCAGATGGACTTCGCCCCCGAAGGGCTGACGGAACAGGCGGGCGACAAGCTCGGCTTCGTCAAGCGCAAGGTGGCCGGCGACCTCAAGCGGTTCAAGTCGTTCATCGAGGAGCGCGGTGGCCTCCAGACGGGCGGCTGGCGCGGATCGGTCTGA
- a CDS encoding thiamine pyrophosphate-dependent enzyme yields the protein MPRTVAQVIVDGLADLGVDRVFGVVGDALNPITDAIRTTGGIDWTGFRHEEAAAFAAGARAQLSGEPAVCMGTVGPGSVHLLNGLYDAAKSGAPVLAICGQVPLSEMGGDYFQEVDNDLLFRDVAVYRATVTSPSQMPRLLESAVRAAVTGRGVAVLTVPGDLGDQEVEEDRPTRFALPRPAVTRPDDPALAEAAETIGRGSRVTLLVGRGAREAREEVLRAAELLSAPMVLTLKGKEGFEDDNPYEVGQTGLIGNPAAAHAMDSCDTLIMLGTDFPYRDWYPENCRVVQIDTREEHLGRRVPVDVGLAGDVGATLRALLPLLAPVTSRSHLDGARERYADWQEGQAGLADPAHDRRLLGRVRAMFDNQEADIRPEALAAAVDRHAADDAIFTSDTGMATVWLSRLVRMRGTRRLIGSYNLGSMANAMPQAIGAQLWAPDRQVVAFCGDGGLGMLLGDLMTIRSERLPVKLVVFDNRRLGMVKLEQEQAGLPEFGTVLDNPDFAAVAEALGLTGIRVTAPGELDEAVRKALALPGPVLLDVLTNSAEVAVPGKPTVSQGWGFAIAKIKENLPSGAR from the coding sequence ATGCCCCGTACCGTCGCACAGGTGATCGTCGACGGGCTCGCGGACCTCGGCGTCGACCGCGTCTTCGGCGTGGTCGGCGACGCGCTCAACCCGATCACCGACGCCATCCGGACCACCGGGGGCATCGACTGGACCGGCTTCCGCCACGAGGAGGCGGCGGCCTTCGCCGCCGGAGCGCGCGCCCAGCTCTCCGGAGAGCCGGCCGTCTGCATGGGCACGGTGGGACCGGGCTCGGTGCACTTGCTCAACGGACTGTACGACGCGGCCAAGAGCGGGGCGCCGGTCCTGGCGATCTGCGGCCAGGTGCCGCTGTCGGAGATGGGCGGGGACTACTTCCAGGAGGTCGACAACGACCTCCTCTTCCGGGACGTGGCCGTGTACCGGGCCACCGTGACCTCCCCCTCCCAGATGCCCCGGCTGCTGGAGTCCGCGGTACGGGCGGCCGTGACCGGGCGGGGCGTGGCGGTGCTGACCGTCCCCGGCGACCTCGGTGACCAGGAGGTCGAGGAGGACCGGCCGACGCGGTTCGCGCTGCCGCGCCCGGCCGTCACGCGCCCCGACGACCCCGCGCTCGCCGAGGCGGCCGAGACGATCGGCCGGGGCTCGCGGGTCACCCTCCTGGTCGGCCGCGGCGCCCGGGAGGCCCGCGAGGAGGTGCTGCGCGCCGCCGAGCTGCTCTCGGCGCCCATGGTGCTGACCCTGAAGGGCAAGGAGGGCTTCGAGGACGACAACCCGTACGAGGTCGGCCAGACCGGCCTCATCGGCAATCCGGCCGCGGCCCACGCCATGGACTCCTGCGACACCCTGATCATGCTCGGGACGGACTTCCCCTACCGGGACTGGTACCCGGAGAACTGCCGGGTCGTGCAGATCGACACCCGCGAGGAGCACCTCGGACGCCGCGTCCCGGTGGACGTCGGGCTCGCCGGGGACGTGGGCGCGACGCTGCGGGCCCTGCTGCCGCTGCTGGCGCCCGTCACGTCGCGTTCCCACCTCGACGGGGCCCGCGAACGGTACGCGGACTGGCAGGAGGGGCAGGCCGGCCTCGCCGACCCCGCCCACGACAGGCGACTCCTTGGACGCGTACGGGCCATGTTCGACAACCAGGAGGCGGACATCCGTCCCGAGGCCCTCGCGGCGGCCGTCGACCGCCACGCCGCCGACGACGCGATCTTCACCTCGGACACCGGCATGGCCACCGTGTGGCTCTCGCGGCTCGTGCGCATGCGCGGCACCCGCCGGCTGATCGGCTCCTACAACCTCGGCTCCATGGCCAACGCCATGCCCCAGGCCATCGGGGCGCAGTTGTGGGCCCCGGACCGGCAGGTCGTGGCCTTCTGCGGCGACGGCGGCCTCGGCATGCTCCTCGGCGATCTGATGACGATCCGCTCCGAACGGCTGCCGGTGAAGCTCGTCGTCTTCGACAACCGCCGCCTCGGCATGGTCAAGCTGGAGCAGGAGCAGGCGGGGCTTCCCGAGTTCGGGACGGTGCTGGACAACCCCGACTTCGCCGCGGTGGCCGAGGCGCTCGGGCTGACCGGCATCCGCGTCACCGCGCCGGGCGAACTGGACGAGGCCGTGCGCAAGGCGCTCGCCCTGCCCGGCCCGGTCCTCCTCGACGTGCTGACCAACTCGGCGGAAGTGGCCGTCCCGGGCAAGCCGACGGTGTCGCAGGGGTGGGGCTTCGCCATCGCCAAGATCAAGGAGAACCTGCCCTCCGGTGCGCGCTGA
- a CDS encoding PRC-barrel domain-containing protein has translation MTDHLWSFSAESGHLAGTDLTGWRVEAADGHIGKVDKHSDEVDDSYLVVDTGVWIFGKEVLIPARAVTRVDLEEQTLHLALSKEQVKDSPEFVSDKHLADRQYREEIGQYYRMSWPFGGGVGGL, from the coding sequence ATGACCGACCATCTGTGGTCCTTCAGTGCCGAGTCCGGTCACCTGGCGGGTACCGACCTCACCGGGTGGCGCGTCGAGGCCGCCGACGGGCACATCGGCAAGGTGGACAAGCACTCCGACGAGGTGGACGACTCCTACCTCGTCGTCGACACGGGCGTCTGGATCTTCGGCAAGGAGGTGCTCATCCCGGCGCGGGCGGTGACCCGCGTCGACCTGGAGGAGCAGACCCTCCACCTCGCCCTGTCGAAGGAACAGGTCAAGGACTCGCCCGAGTTCGTCTCCGACAAGCACCTGGCGGACCGCCAGTACCGCGAGGAGATCGGCCAGTACTACCGCATGTCCTGGCCCTTCGGGGGAGGCGTGGGCGGCCTCTGA
- a CDS encoding DUF6458 family protein, which translates to MGLGLFIIMIAVGAILTFATDWHLQGVDLDLVGLILMGVGLLGTAVYTSVLRRRRMVVPPVAPTVTDDDRRDLL; encoded by the coding sequence ATGGGTCTGGGACTGTTCATCATCATGATCGCCGTCGGCGCGATCCTCACGTTCGCGACCGACTGGCATCTCCAAGGGGTCGACCTCGATCTGGTCGGCCTGATCCTCATGGGCGTCGGCCTGCTCGGAACCGCCGTCTACACCAGCGTTCTGCGCCGGCGTCGGATGGTGGTCCCGCCGGTGGCGCCCACGGTCACCGACGACGACCGTCGTGACCTGCTCTGA